A region of the Cannabis sativa cultivar Pink pepper isolate KNU-18-1 chromosome 3, ASM2916894v1, whole genome shotgun sequence genome:
ttgatatgtactaaatcatcctttctaaactttcatccatgttagaattttttactaaaattagacaaaagtccttaaatttaacaatcttaatagttcaggaagAATTTTTAACGCCCAAAAAATTCAgtgagcatgatttagtacatgtcaaggtttgagagaaaaaaatgtTAATTAGCCTTATAAATTTATAGTTGTTAGCACATTTTTTTTCTCGATAACTATAGAAATAAGAGAGGTTGGGAACGGAAAATAAGTGAATAACAATCCATTTTACAATGGTTCAATCATTAATGAGACATACTTCATTTTAATCACCTGACATATTTCTTAATCTTTATTAAAAGTGTATAAGCTAGGAAGTGTATCGTCCTGCATTTTTGTTTAAACACATGAATAATAATAGTTatagtaaattttttattaatttttataaaatttaaaataatttgttgTCCCAATATTAGTATTCAAACAATTTGTTGTAAACACGAATTATAAATTTGTTACAATATTAAATTGTTCAAAATAAAAAACCCCCTTACTATACTATAGATTTTCCCTAAATATAAAGATAATTGGTGAATCTATAATGTCTCTTTAATgtaattttccaaaaaaaaaaactttttcttttctatggAGAGAAATTGAGAATCATATATTATGTGTTCACTCACAAAATAAGGCTAAATAGAGGGTCATCTCCACAAACAAAGGCTTTGAAtagttataaatttataattatattctcCATATCCAATTTCAACTTCTATATTTGGTTTAGTTTCTTCAATTGCTTCCAATACATACATCATCAtattattactaatatatatttttacttaaaattcTCCTCATTCAAAATGGCACACACATACTCCTTCCAACTTTTGTGGATGGTGAGTTTGACATCTCTTCAACTCAACTTCGAATATGCTTTGcttacaaaaacaacaaaagtaCAAAACACAAAGAATAAAGAGAACTATTATGCTATTACTTAAGATCTCAACCACTAACTCCTTTACTTTGTTTGtctcctttttttcttttttaatatataataaatgttaGATCTAGTATGAACAATTATATAGACACAAGAAAGTTGAGagcaaaattatatttatatatattgtgtcaTTAATTTCAAACATCTCATAAAGAGAATAAATTTGACAAAAGAACATCATGTGTGGAAGTGTCACAGGGAAAAGACAACATTCCAAGCACTTCctctttgtcaaaaaaaaaaaaaacatagtaaACAAAccagaacaaaaataaatttgaaaagaatattaaaaaaatataataataagagcAAATGAACACATTCATTGCTATGATGCAGTACTTATATATAGGAATAAGGATTGATTGGTTCTAGTAGTAGTTTTGAGTTGTTTGTAGTAGTATATAACCACCAAAGGTAAGATAGTGATTTTCTCCTTTCATGGTTTTTTAGTTACAATGAAGTAAAATGTAAAAGGACACCTTTGTTTCTCTCTTTCTGTCCCCCGATTTGTCTTGCTCCGGCTACCGCCTCAGACTCTCAACTATGTAGTCAGCATACAGATCCCTACACAAAATCATCCCACATTATAATCTAAGAAGAACAATATAATCATCATGATTGTTATCGTAATCATAATCATAGGACACTTACATTGAATGTTGGATTGCTTCATAGGCTGCTGAAGCTGGAAGAAAATCATTCACTGCAACTTCCTTGTTCTCATTTTTCTTGTCTGTTTAGTTTTGTCAAAGGTTAATATTTTGATGTCATAAACAAATCCCAAAGGAACAAAATTTTTATCACCCTTTGAACTCTAAAACAAAAATTAGTTAGCTTACAGTCTTCAAAGAATCGGCGGATCTCAGCCAAACGATGTGGGGGTAGCTCCTTGATATCATTGAAGTGTCTGTACTCAGGATCATCAGCACAAACAGCAATGATCTTATCATCTTTCTCACCCTGATTTCataccatacaacaaaacaCAAGATTAATAATTGGTTATAGACAAAAAAGCAACAAGAACAATTGATACATGTCCAAAATTCACCTGATCAATCATAGGCATCAGTCCAATAGCTTTAGCCCGAAGAAAGCATCCCGGAAGTACTGGCTCCTGTGAGTCAAAACACATCAAATTCAAACCCCAATTTCATAAGAACATGAAAATGAGAATGAAAGAGAGGTGGGGTATCTACCTGCATAATGATGAGGACATCAATGGGGTCATTGTCCTCACAAAGAGTACGAGGGATGAAGCCATAGTTATGAGGGTACACAACCGATGAGTAAAGAATCCGATCAACCTACAAACAAACACACAAACCAAAAAATGAATCCATGTTTGACATAAATGATTATCATTCAAAATTTGACTTTgacataaaagaaagaaagaaataccttaatCAAACCAGTCTTTTTGTCAAGTTCATATTTCACCTTACTTCCCTTTCCAATTTCAATAACCTGAAACAAAATTTTGCATTTTTTTCCTTCTTCATAAGAACAATGTTCAAAGTTCAAACAAACAAAACACAAAAACATAACTACGAAAATTGTATGCTTACACAGTTGAAGACAGTTGGAGCACCAGGTCCTGcatttcatgaaaataacaaaaaaagagGGTTAGATTATAATGAATATGAATATTGATATTGGGTAAAAAATCACAGAAGAACAAAAACCATACCAATCTCAAGATCATGCCATGGATGAGCAGCAATGGACCTCCTACTCATAGATGAAAGAATCCTCTCATTCAAAGGTGGATGTCCATTATGAGATGAAACAGCTGGCTTGTGAGGTGTTTCAATCGGAGGACtcattctctcttttctctgctCAAATCCATTCCAAATATcacaaaatcaaaatcattATACAAATATACAGATCCATATATAACCAGATCCAATTCATTAAAAATGCACCAAAACACAAAATAAGAATCAACAAATGTAAAAAGCTAAGGACATTAGTAATTGTTTTACCTGAAACTAAaactgaagaagaagaagaggaagaagaagaagtagatCTGGATTGAATGGAGCTTCAGCTAGCTCAGCCCTATTTTCTGTTGTGTTCTTAGCTCAAAAATCCAAAAGCAATGAATAAATGGCACACATTCCCGCTTTCTTTCTCCTTCGCCATTTAAAGACCTTGAATTttccatttttcatttttatttatttatttatttgattttaatttaagattaattagaatttttgttccgaactttgacatgcatGAAATTATGTCTTTAAATTAttaatgtgattaaaaattctcttaattattgagattattaaattgaaggatttttatttaattttagtaaaaaaaatctaacatagaTAAAATTGAGAGAGGTTCATTTGGTATATGTGAAAGTTCGAGcgacatgatttagtagatatcaaatttaatacattagataaaaaaatttaaatccaacaagtcaataatttttaaaaaaaattaactaatagaaaaatttagaaaGTATAAATTACATcatgtcaaaatttaaaagaaaaaattcttTTGGTTAGATTTAATTGGACTCTTTCATGCGGAATTCAAATTAAAGAGGTTTTGTCTGATTCTTTGTCTCTAGTCACAGCTATAAATAAAGGAAGGGTTTTTTTCAACGAGCTGGGTGTGCTACTTGAGGATGTCATAGTTTTATTGTCTAAACTCGTAGGAgtagttttgtcccatgtggctcgGGATGCGAATTATGCAGCACATGGTTTGGCAAAACATACTCTTCAGTTAGacaatgagctatcctggtttgAGGAGGTGCCGCCACCAATTGTGAATTAATGTTTTGTTAATTATGTGTAATTTGGATCACCgcgtaaaaaaaaattcttatttaATAATGCTTCGTACGTTGCAtctaatacaaaaaaaaatagaaataaaaaaggaaaaataaaaacgTATATTCCGCGAAAAGAGAATTTTGAGAAGGTGATTCCAGCTGTGTAAATAGATACGTACACGTGTCGGTGACTGATTGGTTAAGCCAGAGAGATTAAGAGGCCTAACAGTCAGTCACACCATCTTAGCAGTGAGTCGTGTGGCGCAGTTTCGTTTCGTCGGTGAGTAGTCCATTTTACGTTTCGTGAACGGGTTTGTTTCAGTGCGGTGGAGTGTAGACGTCATTGGGTGAGATCGACACGTGGGCCAATCGTATTGTTGGGTTCAGATTTTGTGTTATTAAAACGTGGAGTAAGAGCGCGTGTATAGAGGAAAGGATAGAATTAGAATAGGTAAGCAAAATCCGAGTAAGTGCTGAGTGGGAAAATGGGATtaccaataaataattttagaaaattcacTTCTATTTATTTCGATATAGGggagaataattatttaaagaatATTATTATTGGACACTTGtatttagcatttttttttttaattatataaaacttCATACTTAATTTTAATAGTAGTGGTATGATACTGAAAAGGGTGTAAGATGGGTATTAGGCACCAGTGATGTCTtttaacatttatattatttaagatatcttttaaaattttgagaTTATAAGGTTCAAACAGTATGTTGCACAtgtaattcttttattttatatgcatGTAAAATAAATCGTTTGAACACTATTTtcgatattgtaaattattttgaattttttagagTTTTGCAAgttatcttaaataaatataacgtacatgattataagaaaaattaaactaaaatatttatgtGATAACGAAATAAATAAGGGGTGCGTCGGTCGGTGCTTACTTTTTAGGAACGTGTATTGTAGAAGCActcatttttattaattttaataaattatctaatttttaattaactaaatCTACCAGTCTTCTTAAATTTTGGTTTTTTGTTGGATAAAAGTCCCACAAAAGAATTGTCTTCTCATTCTACATGTTTTGATTTGTTTGAGAACGCGTTCTTCATTGATTTTGGTTTGAAATTTGACCATTTagctttattaatattatataataaatatataaatataaagaaCAAGTCACTCAATTTCTAGAAGCTAAAAAACACACAAATAGACTAATTCcttacttttatctttaagagGTTAGTTAAGTAATTAATAGTAACATTATGTAATTAAAACTTTTCAATTCTTTAATCACATTCACATGTTATGTTAAGTGTACTTCCAAAcatgttaaataataatttaatttctatttacaATCACTAATTTGACATCCAATGCTATAGAACATACAAGTAAATGATTATTGAAAGGAGGAATGTTAAACTTTGTCAAGATTATAAGAGACATAAGCACTACAACCAATTCCAAAAGACTAACAAGATTTATTAGAGTGTTGTCCGAAGAATTTAgacaatatcaaaaattaagaatattCGAATTGAATAAGAATACCCACATGCATAATTATGAGTATTCACTTAAATGGATGAATattcaaaataaaacaaaaattaatataatataaacaacaacaaaataaaaagacaaaaaaaattagttcaacTAGAGCTCAGTCTGTTTACTCCATTTTAGAAGAAATTGTGATTAGTCTTATTCAGATTCTATCACTCTTTTACATACAAAGTAATTGATTCTTCAATTTACATAATCAGTTAAACGATAGGACCGTTATTAATTACacttaattaaaatagaaaaatgtaAATAATGAAAGAATAATTTCGACTGCTCTTATTTAATATCCGAACAGGTGCGACTATGTAAATCGTACATTGGTCGTTCACATTCTGAGTAACACATGAATTCGCAGGTTTGCTGGTGTTACTCTCATATCAAGTTTGACTCATCCAGGAGAGCATAAACCTAGGGTTTTATAGATGTGCAAAGCTATTGaggttttataaaataaaatgcttGCGACAATACTGATCATGTATTGGACATTCATGTACTATGTACTGACAACATAGAACTCGCGAGTTCAAGACGAGATGTCACACATATTAGTCATTCGGACCAATTATTGTAAAGATACGGTCTTTACTTAGGTTGTAGGAGAGAACTATCACATCATTGCTTATAGTCGATATATGTCGTGACTGTGCTGACTTCTCTCTACGTCCCACTTTTATTCTCTTCATTATGCATCTAGACCCTGTCTCGATCGCACCTTCTCGCATGTTTATATTATGCAAGGATAACCCAATTGGGATTGGTGGTGTAAACAAATCATCCTTTTCCAACTGGGAACTGGATCCACCTATCAATGAAATACAAGGTACTCGTTATTCTAGGTGAAAAATTCATCCTATAACAAATCATTGATATAAAGCATCAATGGTCCCTAGCAATACCTAGAGGTGTTGCCTTGTAATTGGTTAGcaatattctataataattattaaattaaattgatcCAAGACAAAAAAGTTTCCCCCCTGAACTTAACCGAAAGCACCTTTTGGAAGAAATTGTGGTCTCTCAAGGTGCCTCCCAAGGCCAAAGATTTGATGTGGAGGGCGGTCTCTAATTGTCTAGCTACAAGGGTCAATCTTTGCATCAAGAAGGTGTTGACAGATAGTGTTTGTCCCTTGTGTGGTATTTATGCTGAAACTGAAATACACCTATTTGTGACATGCCAATTCGCAAGCTCTTGTTGGGAAGAAGGTGCTGTTGCAGATGCCAGCCGAAACAATAGCACCCTTCTGCAATGGATGTCCTTCAATGCTCACAGTAAAGACAATGAAAAGCTCAGCCGAATAGTCATGCTTTGTTGGGCACTATGGTCGGCTAGAAATGATCTAATTTGGAAGGCTCGTGTTCGAAATGTAAGTGATGTAGTTGCTTTTGCTTCCTCAAGTCTTGATCAATATGTTAAAGCTCAAGGTAAAGGAAACATTCCTTCACAGTCACCCCTCAAAGATGGTGATGGTTCGGAGCTTTGGAAAAAACCGTTATCAGGCATCAAGCTTAACGTAGATGCAGCTATATTCGACCGGGATTCAAAACATGGATTTGGTTGTGTGGTGAGGGACTCTAGTGGAGAAATGCTCTCGGTTTTTGCTGGTGTGAAACTCGGCAAAGTCTCCCCGGAGTTAGCTGAAATTATTGGCATAAGAGAGGTCCTCAGCTGGCTCAAGGACCGCGGGTTCACGGACGCTGCAGTAGAGACGGACAGCTTGGTCTGCGTTGAGGCCATTCGTCATACTGCAAGCTTCAATTCTGGTTTCGGTTTGGTTGTGGAGGACTGTAAAATTTTGCTAAAAAATCTGTCAcatgtttctttgtttttcgTTAAGCGTTCTGCGAACCGTGCCGCGCACTTTGTTGCCCGCCACTCTATTACTCTCGCTGAATGCATGTTCTCAATTAATAGTGTTCCCCTAGAGTTGTTATCCATTCTCATGAGCGATAGCTCCTCTTAATAAAGTAcacttttattcaaaaaaaaaaaaaattatttgagatTTAATACTTAATGACACCAATAATGACATGACATTTTTAGGTTGTGCTAACTAGGCACTACTGCCTTTATTATTTTCTCCACTTATTAACTTGTAGGctattttgaattttgaattagtataattataaaattgtgatCTTTAAACTTTTTCACTCGTCAAAATTTTTTCTTGAAGTATTCAAAATATGTTGAAATATAGTATTTTCTTAAGCTTTATATCAATatgataatttaaaaatttgaaaattttattttcttataaataaataaaaataaataattttaattttctattgttAATTGTTGATTAAAagataaatttcttaaatttaaaattaattttttatttaagtaataCATATAGTGCTTATGTGGAAATGACACAATCAACCACATCAACACTTTGTTAGATCGACAAAACTTAACAAAAATTCTACATTTCAACATTGTAAATATtttctctttcaaaaaaaaaaaaaaaaaaaacattgtaaatattttgaaagaaTTTTTAACAAACAAAAAGTACAATTTGATAACAATAATagtcctttcaaaaaaaaaaaaaaagataacaatTATAGTTCAGTAGATAAAATCACCAAATaacttaatttatataattagagCTTTAAATTAGTAAATTTTGTATTCTAAGGGGCTTACTATCTTTATGACGTGACGTTTTATAATTGATTAgtagttatttataatttttattaaattaaaataagtaagatttgatattaaattatactaataataatattacatatCTCATACGatactaaattatactaataataatttttattaaattaaaataagtaagatttgatattaaattatactaataataataagctGTTAATGGAGTGTGTTCGGTCAGCCTCTTATCACATTGTTCATGGTGGTAAAAAGATGGGTCCTATTTTCCCTCAAAGAGGCATTCGACAAGGAGACCCTTTATCGCCATACATCTTCATCTTGTGTGCGGAAGGCTTCTCGGCTTTGATTAGGAAATATGAATTGAGGGGGTGGCTTCATGGATGCAAAGTGGCAAATGGCGCTCCTCGGGTGTCACACATGCTTTTTGCGGATGATAGCTATCTCTATTGTAAAGCCACAATGGAGGAAGCTTCCAAGGTTCGGGAATTGCTTACTATATTTGAACATGCTTCGGGACAACAAGTCAACTTTGGGAAATCCTCAATTTTTTTCAGCAACAACACCAATATGACTACTCAAAATCGAATCTGTGCTTTTCTTCGTATGGTGATGGCGGATGAAAATAGCAAGTATCTTGGGTTGCCAAGCACCATGGGAAGGAACAAAAATGCTGTGTTGGGTTATCTCAAGGAAAGAGTCCGAAAGAGAGTTCAGAACTGGGATTCCAAGTTTTTGTCTAAAGCGGGAAAAGAAGTTTTAATTAAAACGGTGGCTCAAGCTTTGCCAAGCTATGCAATGAGTGTCTTCTTGCTTCCGGTAGATATCAGTCATGATATGGAGCAACATATGGCGAAGTTTTGGTGGAAAACTTCAAATACTAAAGACAAGGGGATCCATTGGATGTCATGGGATAAGCTATGCCAACACAAAAGTGTAGGAGGAATGAgctttcgaaatttaagagacCATAACATTGCTTTGTTGGGAAAGCAAGGTTGGAGGTTGCTTTCCAACCCGCACTCTTTGGTTTCAAGAATTTTTAAAGCTCGCTACTACCCGAATGGTAATTTTCTCACGGCAACTATTGGTAATAATCCGAGCTTTATTTGGCGTAGTATCTTTGAAGCTCAGGATGTAATTCGGATGGGGACTCGATGGAAGGTTGCGGTAGGTAGTAATGTACCTGTCAAGGGTGAGCCGTGGTTGATAGGAGAAGAGAATCCGTATGTTACTTCAACGCATCCAGCTTTGGATACAGCAGTAGTGAGTAATTTAATGGAGATTGAGGGAGGAAACTGGGATATGGAACTGCTGCATGATTTGTGTAACAGCAGAGATGTTGCAGCAATCCTTGCTGTACCAATTCTGCAAAATATTGCAGCCGACGCACTGGTGTGGCACCACGAATTGAGTGGTTCTTATTCCGTCAAAAGCGCGTACAACCTGATCCAAAAAACAAAGGGGGCCTGGAATGAAGTCGAAGCTTCAGCCTTTTGGAATGAACTTTGGCGGTTAAAAATACCTCCCaaagttaaaaatttaatttggaGAGGGGGTACCAATTGTCTCTCAACAAAAGTCCAATTGATTACTAAAAGAGTTGATATCAATAGCCTTTGTCCAGTGTGTGGTATGCACAATGAAACAATTATGCATGCCCTTGCTTATTGTCCTATTGCGGCACAATGTTGGGAAAAGGCTAATATAGCGACACCAGTTCAGCAGGAAACCAGTTTTAGGGACTGGTGTGTGGCTGTTTTTCGCACAGCAGGGACTGAAAAAAGGCGCCTCTTTTGTGTTTTATGTTGGGCTATATGGGGTGCAAGGAATGGCAAAGTTTGGAAGACTAAAAACTCTAATGCCTCATATATTTTTGCATTCTCCACATGCTATCTTGATCAATGGAATTCGGCTCAAGCTCCTTATTTGGAGACATCACGGACAAGTTTAATGGCCGGGGATGGTTTAGACCGTTGGTGTGCACCTAATGCTAATGAAATCAAGGTTAACGTGGATGCATCGATATTTGAGAGTAATAGTGATTTTGGTTATGGAATGGTGGCTAGAGATGAACATGGTTTTTTGGTAGAAGGTGTCTCAAAGCTTTGTCATGGACATGTACGGCCGGAGTTAGCTGAGGCTATTGGAGTTCGTGAGGCTCTAAGTTGGATCAAAAATAAGCAATGGACTCAGGTGACTCTTGAGACAGACTGTTTGGTGGTGGTACAAGCAATTCGTAATCCAATTCGCATGATCTCTTTATTTGGTGATGTGATTAGAGAGTGTCAAAACTTGCTTGTAGATTTAAGGGGTGTTTCTATTTCTTTTGTGAAACGGTCAGCAAAtttagtagctcataagattgCTAGAGCTGCTATTTATTACCCTGATCGTGTTTTCAGTATGGGGGATGTCCCAACTGATTTGCTACCATGTTTGGTGGCTGAATTTGGAAGTTAATAAAGTTTGATtactttcttcaaaaaaaaaaaaaccatgagTATcatcctttaattttttttcatattattatgGTTGGTATCTAAATCAGATGAGCATGAGCATATTCCAACGTTGCTTCATTTAATGTGCTTTTATATATTTGCTTTGCTTATGAGTAAAGCCTCTTTTTTCTATTGGGACAAAAATCTATATATCTTCATTTATGGTTCTCTTCTTATATACGTATTCCATCCAAATTCCTTCCATATTTTCTGATCAcaacagaaaagaaaaaaaaaaacgaataaTCCTATAGTAATATATAGATTCTGATTCtgatgcttagtttttcaaataaataataataatataagcaTTGTTATTGAATACTAATAGCGTTTAACACTTTTTATAGGTTACATTCTATAATTAATTACCAGTAATTCTTAAAAGCcactataaaaaatttaatttttagtcacaacaaaacttgtaactaaaagtaaaaaaagttgtgactaattataaattattattcatatgttgtgactaaaaggtctatgacaaaaggtattagtcacaaaatttACACTTTgatgtgactaaatgtatttttagtcacaatacttgttgtgattaaaattaaattagtgacaacttgtatatAAAGACTATGTTTTTGTCACAAGCAGTAGCAGATCTAGGATTCAAAGTGAGGGGGGCCGCCGCGGAGGGGGgacaaaaaaataaacttaaaaagaaaaaaaaatgcatttaaTGGGATTAGAACCTTGCCCTCTAACTTATATGCTAAGTAGTTTAACCattacaccaaaattaatattatacttataaatatcatattttattacaaatatatgttgtaactaattaaattgcatatatatatatttttcccgATTTCTTTTTTTCAGGGGGCGACTACCCCGCCTCGGTTATATGTGGGTCCGCCcctagtcacaagtaacattttgttgtgactaaaagtcacatttagtcataaaaaaattgtattgtgactaaaaagttattACTAAAAAGTAATAGTTTTTTGTATTGagttattttttaaagttatatgagatttaatacttaattatatcaATAGTGATATGACACCAAAGAAGATTTTAGTGTT
Encoded here:
- the LOC133036321 gene encoding soluble inorganic pyrophosphatase 4 — protein: MSPPIETPHKPAVSSHNGHPPLNERILSSMSRRSIAAHPWHDLEIGPGAPTVFNCVIEIGKGSKVKYELDKKTGLIKVDRILYSSVVYPHNYGFIPRTLCEDNDPIDVLIIMQEPVLPGCFLRAKAIGLMPMIDQGEKDDKIIAVCADDPEYRHFNDIKELPPHRLAEIRRFFEDYKKNENKEVAVNDFLPASAAYEAIQHSMDLYADYIVESLRR
- the LOC133035537 gene encoding uncharacterized protein LOC133035537 gives rise to the protein MWRAVSNCLATRVNLCIKKVLTDSVCPLCGIYAETEIHLFVTCQFASSCWEEGAVADASRNNSTLLQWMSFNAHSKDNEKLSRIVMLCWALWSARNDLIWKARVRNVSDVVAFASSSLDQYVKAQGKGNIPSQSPLKDGDGSELWKKPLSGIKLNVDAAIFDRDSKHGFGCVVRDSSGEMLSVFAGVKLGKVSPELAEIIGIREVLSWLKDRGFTDAAVETDSLVCVEAIRHTASFNSGFGLVVEDCKILLKNLSHVSLFFVKRSANRAAHFVARHSITLAECMFSINSVPLELLSILMSDSSS